The DNA sequence GCAGGCCCTGGACCGCTCCCAGCCGGTGCTGCCGATGATGCCGAGTGCGCCCGAACGGGTCACCCACGACTACGTCCGCCACGGCACCACCAGCCTGTTCGCCGCCTTCAACATCGCCGACGGCACCGTCATCACCGAGCTGCACCGCCGGCACCGCGCGGCCGAGTTCAAGAAGTTCCTCATCAGCATCGACAAGGCGGTCCCGGCCGAGTTGGACATCCACTTGGTCTGCGACAACTACGCCACGCACAAGACCCCGCTGATCCACCAGTGGCTGGCCCGCCATCCACGCTTCCATGTGCACTTCACCCCGACCGGTTCCTCCTGGATCAACCAGGTCGAGCGCTGGTTCGGCTATCTCACTGCCCAGCTCACCCGCCGCGGGGTGCACAAGAGCGTGGCCGCGCTGGAGAAGGACGTGCGCGATTGGATCGAGCGGTGGAACACCGAGCCTCGCCCGTTCGTCTGGCGCAAGACCGCCGAAGAGGTCCTCGACTCCCTCGCCAGATATCTGAAACGGATTTCAGGCGCAGAACACTAGAGCTTGCGAAGTCCACTGAGCACCCTTTCAAGAAGGTTGGCGTTGGGCCGACTGTCGGTGTTGATCGACGACCTGATCTGCACCAGTCCTTGTTCGGACATGTCTGCGACGAGGACCTGCGCTACCCCGAGCGGGATGCGCAGGAGCGCCGAGACCTCGGCCACGGAGCGCCATTCGCGGCACAGGTCGCTGATGGCCTGGCATTCGGGGGTGAGGGTCCCCGACTCGTTGCGCGCCGTGTCCGTCGAGGAGATCAGGGTCTCCAGCGGCAGCTGGGACTTCGGCTTGGTGCGCCCCTTGGTCACAGCGTAAGGCCGCACCAGGGAGCTGGGGGAGCTGTTGGCCGCCGCCTGCTGGTCGGCGTTGTTCTGGGTCGGTCGTGGAACATCCGCGCCGCTCGGACCGGCCGCCGGCGA is a window from the Streptomonospora litoralis genome containing:
- a CDS encoding DUF742 domain-containing protein, coding for MVAPHSRDAGSASWFGQQPAGASRSPAAGPSGADVPRPTQNNADQQAAANSSPSSLVRPYAVTKGRTKPKSQLPLETLISSTDTARNESGTLTPECQAISDLCREWRSVAEVSALLRIPLGVAQVLVADMSEQGLVQIRSSINTDSRPNANLLERVLSGLRKL